A section of the Triticum dicoccoides isolate Atlit2015 ecotype Zavitan chromosome 7A, WEW_v2.0, whole genome shotgun sequence genome encodes:
- the LOC119330750 gene encoding uncharacterized protein LOC119330750, with the protein MANGDRLAGAPSPPPMPPPLPPSLSRPPNRPLSENHLAISVPLLSLAGSGADADAPLARWLRRLEAFLAVSGLSASTPLGVAFAASALAVVGVALPAMAVSLSPCRKHERVCDDFEVEMFEVCVMMSQAAAAAVAVACVSRKMAMYGLRKFLFVDPELGMRIRFQKEYVVRIQDFFRTLMWWILPCLAVKVTREMFRFSHMFHQSIWRSCIVLFASIMSWMYLTTIVLSSCMLFNLVCNLQVIHFDDYGKVVEQDADPLVYLKEHLQLRHNLSKISHRFRMFLLLLFFSVTASQFAILYKTTAYNGPINFTNGGDIAVSSVVQVVGLVLCLHGAAKISHRAQNIAAIASRWHALATCSSDSTYVSTPNDSGNLVPFPAHMFLRDYSESDLESMESGSMQGNSHNTAQLASYMSSYHKRESLVLYLLTNPGGITLYGWIVDRTFLNTILMLELTLVLFVLSKTVVIPAKTLVNSYMSFP; encoded by the exons ATGGCCAACGGCGACCGCCTCGCCGGAGCACCGTCCCCgccgcccatgccgccgccgctgcctccgtcACTAAGCAGGCCGCCGAATCGGCCACTGTCGGAGAACCACCTGGCGATCTCCGTGCCGCTGCTCTCGCTCGCCGGCTCCGGCGCCGACGCAGACGCGCCGCTGGCGCGGTGGCTCCGGCGGCTCGAGGCGTTCCTCGCGGTGTCGGGGCTCTCTGCCTCGACCCCTCTCGGCGTGGCCTTCGCGGCGTCCGCGCTGGCGGTGGTGGGCGTCGCGCTGCCCGCGATGGCCGTGAGCCTCTCCCCATGCCGCAAGCACGAGCGGGTCTGCGACGACTTCGAGGTTGAGATGTTCGAGGTGTGCGTCATGATGTCGCAGGCGGCGGCCGCGGCCGTCGCCGTCGCCTGCGTGTCGCGGAAGATGGCCATGTACGGCCTCCGCAAGTTCCTCTTCGTTGACCCGGAGCTTGGCATGCGGATCCGCTTCCAGAAGGAGTACGTCGTCAGGATCCAG GACTTCTTCCGAACACTTATGTGGTGGATATTGCCATGCCTTGCTGTGAAGGTCACTCGAGAGATGTTCCGCTTTTCCCACATGTTCCATCAGTCAATTTGGAGGTCATGCATTGTGCTATTTGCTTCCATCATGTCATGGATGTATTTGACCACAATTGTGTTGTCTTCCTGCATGCTTTTCAACTTGGTTTGCAATCTACAAGTTATACACTTTGATGATTACGGAAAAGTTGTAGAGCAAGACGCGGATCCTCTAGTCTATTTGAAAGAGCACCTGCAGCTCCGCCATAATCTCTCCAAAATCAGTCACAGGTTCCGCATGTTCCTTTTGCTGCTCTTCTTTTCTGTTACAGCAAGCCAGTTCGCCATTCTTTACAAGACAACAGCATACAACGGGCCAATCAATTTCACCAATGGTGGTGATATAGCT GTATCTTCAGTTGTTCAAGTTGTAGGCCTTGTCCTTTGTTTACATGGAGCTGCTAAAATTTCTCACAGAGCTCAAAACATTGCCGCAATAGCTAGTCGATGGCATGCTTTAGCGACATGCTCGAGTGATTCTACATACGTGAGCACCCCAAATGATTCTGGGAACCTTGTGCCCTTTCCAGCGCATATGTTCCTGAGAGATTACTCGGAAAGTGACTTGGAGTCTATGGAAAGTGGCTCAATGCAAGGCAATTCTCATAACACAGCTCAATTGGCATCTTATATGTCTTCATACCACAAGAGAGAATCGCTTG TGCTCTATCTGCTAACCAACCCTGGGGGCATCACACTATACGGTTGGATTGTCGACCGGACATTCCTCAACACGATCCTGATGCTCGAGCTAACCCTTGTGCTGTTTGTGCTCAGCAAGACCGTTGTGATCCCAGCGAAAACGTTAGTCAACAGTTACATGAGTTTCCCATGA
- the LOC119327630 gene encoding kelch repeat-containing protein At3g27220-like isoform X1, translating to MPPAPVPRLDGASVQIGDLLYVVAGYGSLDHVHSHVDVYNFTSNTWTGRFDMPKMSNSHLGMASDGRYIYAVSGQFGPQCRPSVSRNFVLDTKLRKWDELPPLPVPRYAPATQLWRGRLHVMGGGKEDRHEPGLEHWSLAVKDGKALENEWRAEIPIPRGGPHRACVVANDKLFVIGGQEGDFMPKPGSPIFKCARRHEVVYGDVYMLDNEAKWKQLSPMPKPDSHIEFAWVVVNNSIVIVGGTTEKHPITKKMILVGEVFRFDLETLKWSVIGRMPFRIKTALAGYWDGWLYFTSGQRDRGPDNPSPKKVVGSMWRAKLHVWCPMFEPEVSVYS from the exons ATGCCGCCGGCGCCCGTTCCCCGGCTTGACGGGGCGTCCGTGCAGATCGGGGACCTCCTCTACGTCGTCGCAGGGTACGGGAGCCTCGACCAT GTCCATTCTCATGTGGATGTGTACAATTTCACTTCTAACACATGGACTGGAAGGTTTGATATGCCCAAGATGTCAAATTCACATTTAGGGATGGCCTCAGATGGGAGATACATCTATGCAGTGTCTGGACAATTTGGTCCACAGTGTCGGCCATCTGTGAGCCGTAATTTTGTTCTAGACACAAAGTTAAGGAAGTGGGACGAATTGCCTCCTTTACCTGTTCCTAG GTATGCACCAGCTACTCAACTTTGGCGTGGGCGGCTTCATGTGATGGGTGGTGGCAAAGAAGACCGCCATGAACCTGGATTAGAGCACTGGAGCCTTGCTGTGAAGGATGGCAAAGCATTGGAGAATGAGTGGCGAGCTGAAATACCGATACCACGTGGTGGACCTCATAG GGCATGTGTTGTTGCTAACGACAAACTCTTTGTGATTGGTGGTCAAGAGGGAGACTTCATGCCTAAACCAGGGTCACCTATTTTTAAATGCGCAAGGAGGCATGAG GTTGTTTATGGTGATGTGTATATGCTAGACAAtgaagctaaatggaagcaactgtCTCCAATGCCAAAGCCAGATTCCCACATAGAATTTGCATGGGTCGTTGTTAATAACTCCATAGTAATTGTTGGCGGAACTACCGAGAAGCACCCTATCACCAAAAAGATGATTCTTGTTGGTGAAGTCTTCCGGTTTGATTTGGAAACATTG AAATGGTCAGTCATTGGTCGTATGCCTTTCCGGATCAAGACAGCCTTAGCTGGTTACTGGGATGGTTGGCTCTATTTCACTTCTGGGCAGAGGGATAGGGGACCTGATAATCCAAGTCCTAAGAAAGTTGTTGGTTCTATGTGGAGAGCGAAACTGCACGTCTGGTGTCCAATGTTTGAACCAGAGGTTTCTGTATATTCttaa
- the LOC119327630 gene encoding kelch repeat-containing protein At3g27220-like isoform X2: MAAPAPPTTSSKPPLPPRLAVPLAFALLLALAFVADFLSYSSAISPAVSSSSKTEGNIDDTKLRNGSPAVRHLNATFSDLPAPHWEWEEMPPAPVPRLDGASVQIGDLLYVVAGYGSLDHVHSHVDVYNFTSNTWTGRFDMPKMSNSHLGMASDGRYIYAVSGQFGPQCRPSVSRNFVLDTKLRKWDELPPLPVPRYAPATQLWRGRLHVMGGGKEDRHEPGLEHWSLAVKDGKALENEWRAEIPIPRGGPHRACVVANDKLFVIGGQEGDFMPKPGSPIFKCARRHEVVYGDVYMLDNEAKWKQLSPMPKPDSHIEFAWVVVNNSIVIVGGTTEKHPITKKMILVGEVFRFDLETLKWSVIGRMPFRIKTALAGYWDGWLYFTSGQRDRGPDNPSPKKVVGSMWRAKLHVWCPMFEPEVSVYS, translated from the exons ATGGCTGCGCCGGCGCCGCCAACCACAAGCTCCAAGCCGCCCCTCCCCCCGCGGCTCGCCGTGCCGCTCGCCTTCGCGCTCCTCCTCGCTCTCGCATTCGTTGCCGACTTCCTCTCCTATTCCTCCGCCATCAGCCCGGCCGTCTCCTCCTCTTCCAAGACG GAGGGTAATATTGACGATACGAAGCTTCGCAATGGATCACCGGCGGTGAGACACCTCAACGCCACGTTCTCGGACCTGCCGGCGCCGCACTGGGAGTGGGAGGAGATGCCGCCGGCGCCCGTTCCCCGGCTTGACGGGGCGTCCGTGCAGATCGGGGACCTCCTCTACGTCGTCGCAGGGTACGGGAGCCTCGACCAT GTCCATTCTCATGTGGATGTGTACAATTTCACTTCTAACACATGGACTGGAAGGTTTGATATGCCCAAGATGTCAAATTCACATTTAGGGATGGCCTCAGATGGGAGATACATCTATGCAGTGTCTGGACAATTTGGTCCACAGTGTCGGCCATCTGTGAGCCGTAATTTTGTTCTAGACACAAAGTTAAGGAAGTGGGACGAATTGCCTCCTTTACCTGTTCCTAG GTATGCACCAGCTACTCAACTTTGGCGTGGGCGGCTTCATGTGATGGGTGGTGGCAAAGAAGACCGCCATGAACCTGGATTAGAGCACTGGAGCCTTGCTGTGAAGGATGGCAAAGCATTGGAGAATGAGTGGCGAGCTGAAATACCGATACCACGTGGTGGACCTCATAG GGCATGTGTTGTTGCTAACGACAAACTCTTTGTGATTGGTGGTCAAGAGGGAGACTTCATGCCTAAACCAGGGTCACCTATTTTTAAATGCGCAAGGAGGCATGAG GTTGTTTATGGTGATGTGTATATGCTAGACAAtgaagctaaatggaagcaactgtCTCCAATGCCAAAGCCAGATTCCCACATAGAATTTGCATGGGTCGTTGTTAATAACTCCATAGTAATTGTTGGCGGAACTACCGAGAAGCACCCTATCACCAAAAAGATGATTCTTGTTGGTGAAGTCTTCCGGTTTGATTTGGAAACATTG AAATGGTCAGTCATTGGTCGTATGCCTTTCCGGATCAAGACAGCCTTAGCTGGTTACTGGGATGGTTGGCTCTATTTCACTTCTGGGCAGAGGGATAGGGGACCTGATAATCCAAGTCCTAAGAAAGTTGTTGGTTCTATGTGGAGAGCGAAACTGCACGTCTGGTGTCCAATGTTTGAACCAGAGGTTTCTGTATATTCttaa